A genomic segment from Nicotiana sylvestris chromosome 1, ASM39365v2, whole genome shotgun sequence encodes:
- the LOC138876378 gene encoding uncharacterized protein, with protein sequence MGIVETNGVDFAAFCLSGSAKKWWRDYCLARLVGSPTLTWDQFSQLFLEKFLPVTHREEYRRRFERLQQGSVTVTQYEMRFCPRASSSSQHQSSRAMVLASGVSPPTQPARGSSRGVRSRGQAAIGGCQCSCICVYTGGRSIMVDRVYHACVVIIGGLETHVDLIRFDMVDFDVILGMDWLSPYHVILDCHAKTMNLALPGLPHLECRGTPDHSTSKANVVVDALSRNSASIGSLAYIPVGERSLALDVQALANQFVRLDISEPDRVLACTVIRSSLFERIRDRQYDDPHLLVLRDTVRHGGAKHVIVGDDGVLRMQGCICVPNVDELHELILDEAYSSRYSIHLGVAKMQKSYADCKVRDVAFMVGERVLLRVLPMKGVMRFGKKGKLRPRFIGPFEILDRVGEVAYRLALPLSLSVVHPVFHVSMLWKYHDGPSHVLDYNTVPLDKDLTYEDEPVAILDRQVRELRSKKFPSIHIQWRGQLVEAATW encoded by the exons atgggtatagtggaaaccaatggggtcgactttgctgctttctgtctgtcaggttccgccaagaaatggtggagagattattgtttggccagactAGTTGGATCACCAactctcacttgggaccagttctcgcagctatttcttgagaagtttctTCCCGTCACTCATAGAGAGGAGTACCGCAGACGGTTCGAGCGTCTCCAACAAGGTTCTGTGACTGTCacccagtacgagatgag gttttgccctcgagcctcaagcagttctcagcaccagagttctcgtgctatggttctaGCATCGGGTGTTTCACcgcctactcagccagctagaggtagtaGTAGAGGTGTTAGAAGTAGAGGCCAGGCCGCTATAGGTGGATGTCag tgctcctgtatatgtgtctacaccggtgggcgATCTATCATGGTAGATCGTGTTTATCATGCTTGTGTAgtcattattgggggtcttgagacccatgtAGATCTCATACGTTTCGACATGGTAGATTTCGACGTCAttctggggatggattggttatccccatatcatgttatattggattgtcatgccaagaccatgAACTTAGCATTACCGGGGTTGCCTCATTTGGAGTGCAGAGGGACTCCTGATCATTCTACCAGCaag gccaatgtagtggttgatgctttgagtaggaattCAGCCAGTATAggtagccttgcgtatattccggtcggtgagaggtcgcttgctttagatgttcaggctttagccaatcagtttgtgaggttggatatttctgagcccgaccgtgttttagcttgcacagtcattCGTTCTTCATTgtttgagcgtatccgagatcggcagtatgatgaccctcatttgcttgtccttagagacacagtgcggcacggaggtgccaaacatgttatagttggagatgatggagttttaaggaTGCAAGgttgtatttgtgtgcctaatgtggatgagcTTCATGAGTTAATTCTAGATGAGGCCTATAGttcccgatattctattcatctaggcgttgctaagat gcagaagagttatgctgactgcaaggttcgtgatgtggcattcatggtcggagagcgagtgttgctccgGGTgttgcccatgaagggcgtgatgagatttgggaagaagggcaagctaagacctaggttcattggtccttttgagattcttgatcgagtgggagaggtggcttatagacttgcgttgccgctgaGTTTATCCGttgtgcacccagtgtttcatgtatctatgctttggaagtatcatgacggtccatcccacgtgttagactacAACACTGTcccgttggacaaggacttgacctatgaggatgagccagtagctattctagaccgccAGGTTCGTGagttgagatcgaagaagttCCCTTCAATTCatattcagtggagaggtcagcttgtCGAGGCAGCTACCTGGTAG
- the LOC104210001 gene encoding phospholipase A1 PLIP1, chloroplastic, whose translation MACSCVSIISSPVTKSSKDAWKEQDNFRSSFSSKGTREKAQIRRSYSDNHLCCRANRIQSSATQPKLKSSHSTGGPFKLQLSSSFLPDSLRSFLFDIDTNKDINIEDVIFETDPDHDNDHDNNGIEVEDETRRSNWIRRLVELRRNWIEKQKKNDTAEMLEDNMESSGGGCEDEGCDVDYEDDNDAAGEMNIDRESFSRLLRRVSWSDSKLFSRMAFLCNMAYVIPEIKPEDLERCYGLDFVTSSLVKKAEAMAIKAKFDKDSIRILVPSSDSAVPNTDKTEETEHKHLPRPSVAYDIAVSAASYVQSRAKDLLSLGNETNLAVDDVTLKGNKECFTDEKDNSSPRVYKSEMAAYVAASTMTTMVAADEEQKLEAARDLQSLQSSPCEWFICDDLTTYTRCFVIQGSDSLASWQANLFFEPSNFEEMDVLVHRGIYEAAKGIYDQFMPEIMEHLQRFGNKAKFQFTGHSLGGSLSLLVNLMLLTRKVVKPSSLLPVVTFGSPFVFCGGQKVLNDLGLDENHVQCVMIHRDIVPRAFSCVYPNHVAQVLKRLNSTFRSHPCLNKNKMLYSPMGKIFIVQPDEKSSAPHPFLPPGSGLYTLDNNHCAFTRRAFRAFLNSPHPLEILSDPTAYGSGGTILRDHDSSNYLKAVNSIIRQRKKLLVRRVRKQRNIIWPLLASQSPHAWSHERNMETRGILRKEIMSSV comes from the exons ATGGCATGCAGTTGTGTATCCATAATAAGCTCTCCTGTGACCAAAAGCTCTAAAGATGCGTGGAAGGAGCAAGACAACTTCCGGAGTTCATTTTCGAGCAAAGGGACTCGCGAAAAGGCTCAAATAAGAAGATCCTATTCCGACAACCACCTGTGCTGTCGTGCAAATCGTATCCAGAGTTCAGCAACACAGCCAAAACTGAAGAGTAGTCATTCCACAGGAGGTCCCTTTAAACTTCAGTTGTCAAGTTCTTTCCTCCCTGATTCTCTTCGGTCGTTCTTGTTTGATATTGACACCAATAAGGATATTAACATAGAGGACGTTATCTTTGAGACTGATCCTGACCATGATAATGATCATGACAACAACGGGATAGAGGTTGAGGACGAAACAAGAAGGTCCAATTGGATTCGAAGGCTCGTGGAGCTTAGGAGAAATTGGATAGAGAAACAGAAGAAGAATGACACTGCAGAGATGCTCGAAGACAACATGGAAAGTAGTGGAGGAGGTTGTGAGGATGAAGGTTGTGATGTAGACTATGAAGATGATAATGATGCAGCTGGGGAGATGAACATTGATAGAGAATCCTTCTCCAGGTTGTTAAGGCGAGTCTCCTGGTCGGATTCAAAGCTTTTCTCTCGGATGGCGTTCCTATGCAACATGGCTTATGTTATTCCCGAGATTAAG CCCGAGGATTTAGAGAGATGCTATGGTCTAGACTTCGTAACATCTTCCTTGGTGAAAAAAGCGGAAGCTATGGCTATCAAAGCCAAGTTCGACAAGGATTCAATTCGTATTCTAGTGCCATCATCAGATAGTGCAGTGCCTAATACAGATAAAACAGAGGAAACTGAGCATAAGCATCTacctcggccatctgttgcttatgATATAGCAGTTTCGGCAGCATCTTATGTCCAATCCCGTGCTAAGGACCTATTATCACTTGGCAATGAAACCAATTTGGCAGTTGATGATGTGACCTTGAAAGGCAATAAAGAGTGTTTCACAGATGAAAAAGATAACTCTTCCCCAAGGGTATACAAGTCAGAGATGGCTGCATATGTAGCTGCATCAACAATGACAACAATGGTTGCTGCTGATGAGGAACAAAAACTGGAGGCAGCAAGGGACCTTCAATCACTGCAGTCCTCACCTTGCGAATGGTTCATTTGTGATGACTTAACCACATATACTCGTTGTTTTGTTATTCAG GGATCAGACTCATTGGCATCATGGCAGGCAAATCTTTTCTTTGAACCCAGCAACTTTGAG GAAATGGATGTGTTGGTTCATCGAGGAATTTATGAAGCTGCAAAAGGAATATATGACCAATTCATGCCAGAGATAATGGAGCATCTGCAGAGGTTTGGCAACAAGGCAAAGTTTCAATTTACCGGCCACTCTCTTGGAGGAAGCCTCTCACTTTTGGTCAACTTAATGCTGCTAACTCGAAAGGTCGTCAAACCATCCTCTCTTCTACCAGTTGTCACTTTTGGATCACCATTTGTGTTCTGTGGTGGTCAAAAAGTGCTCAATGATTTGGGTTTGGATGAGAATCATGTGCAATGTGTGATGATCCATAGAGACATTGTCCCGAGGGCATTTTCATGCGTCTACCCAAACCATGTGGCCCAAGTCCTCAAACGTTTGAATAGTACATTCAGATCCCATCCGTGTCTGAATAAGAAT AAAATGTTATACTCTCCAATGGGAAAAATATTCATCGTCCAGCCTGATGAGAAGTCATCCGCTCCTCACCCTTTTCTTCCTCCGGGCAGTGGCCTTTATACCCTAGACAACAACCATTGTGCATTTACTAGGAGAGCTTTCAGAGCCTTTCTGAATTCTCCACACCCATTAGAAATTCTAAGTGACCCTACAGCATATGGTTCTGGTGGTACAATTCTCAGGGACCATGACTCGAGCAATTATCTGAAGGCAGTGAACAGCATTATAAGACAACGGAAAAAGCTCCTTGTCCGGAGAGTAAGAAAACAGAGGAACATTATTTGGCCGTTATTGGCTTCACAATCTCCACATGCATGGAGCCATGAGCGCAACATGGAAACTAGAGGAATATTAAGAAAGGAAATAATGTCAAGCGTTTGA